One segment of Pseudoalteromonas rubra DNA contains the following:
- a CDS encoding CatA-like O-acetyltransferase, whose amino-acid sequence MKKITPSDWPRAEHFEFYLGFDQPYFNITTRLKMGTLYTLCKQQQLSFTFSYLYCLSKACQKYEPIRYRIMNEHPCVVDQVEMSCVFLREDRSFRFVPLVACEGIHDYIKENVAQKNAYLEQPLVSEHFLATSETPQQLYLSILPWLDFSSFSHARNAKDNLGIPKCVFGRFDVQTGELPFSIEVHHALMDGLHVAEFIQEIEIQCRLLCEQLLG is encoded by the coding sequence ATGAAAAAAATCACTCCCTCAGACTGGCCCAGAGCCGAACATTTTGAATTTTATTTAGGTTTCGACCAGCCTTATTTTAATATTACGACCCGCCTGAAGATGGGCACGCTGTACACACTTTGCAAGCAACAGCAACTCTCTTTTACCTTTAGCTATTTGTATTGTCTGAGCAAAGCCTGTCAGAAATACGAGCCTATCCGCTACCGAATAATGAATGAACACCCATGTGTTGTTGATCAAGTTGAGATGAGCTGTGTATTTTTGCGTGAAGACAGAAGCTTTCGATTTGTGCCTTTGGTTGCTTGTGAAGGTATCCACGACTACATTAAAGAGAATGTAGCGCAGAAAAATGCGTATCTGGAACAGCCTTTGGTTAGTGAACACTTTTTGGCGACTTCTGAGACTCCACAGCAACTTTATTTATCCATATTGCCTTGGTTGGATTTCAGTAGCTTCAGCCATGCCCGAAACGCAAAAGATAACCTTGGTATTCCAAAGTGTGTTTTCGGTCGCTTTGATGTGCAAACAGGTGAATTGCCATTCTCTATTGAAGTACACCATGCTTTGATGGATGGCTTACATGTAGCGGAATTTATCCAGGAAATAGAAATTCAGTGCCGGTTATTGTGTGAACAGTTATTAGGCTAA
- a CDS encoding fumarate hydratase, which yields MSTIRQQDFIDSIEDALQYISYYHPLDFVQALEKAYDKEQSKAAKDAIAQILINSRMSAEGKRPLCQDTGIVTCFVKVGMDVKWDKTDLTVQQMVDEGTRRAYTNPDNPLRASIVADPAGARKNTKDNTPSVVHIDMVPGAEVEVMIAAKGGGSENKTKMVMLNPSDDVAAWVEKTLPTMGAGWCPPGMLGIGIGGTAEKAAVLAKESLMDPVDIHELLERGAETAEEKLRLEIFERANKLGIGAQGLGGLTTVVDVKIKSAPTHAASKPVVMIPNCAATRHVHFTLDGSGPADLKAPKLEDWPEVTWEVGEDTRRVNLDEITKEDIQDWKMGETVLLSGKILTGRDAAHKRLQDMINSGEGLPDGVDLTNKFIYYVGPVDAVGDEVVGPAGPTTSTRMDKFTDLMLEKTGLIGMIGKAERGPATVESIKENKAVYLMAVGGAAYLVAKAIKKSKVVAFEDLGMEAIYEFEVEDMPVTVAVDSNGVNAHTQGPAIWKAKIEELDSKLK from the coding sequence ATGAGTACTATTCGTCAGCAAGACTTCATTGACAGCATCGAAGATGCATTGCAATACATTTCTTACTATCATCCGTTGGATTTTGTGCAAGCTTTAGAAAAGGCGTACGACAAAGAGCAAAGTAAAGCGGCCAAAGATGCCATCGCGCAGATCTTAATTAACTCGCGTATGTCAGCAGAGGGCAAACGTCCTTTGTGTCAGGATACCGGGATCGTGACTTGCTTTGTAAAGGTCGGTATGGATGTTAAATGGGATAAAACAGACTTGACTGTTCAACAAATGGTAGATGAAGGCACACGCCGCGCCTATACCAACCCGGATAACCCATTGCGTGCTTCAATCGTTGCGGACCCTGCTGGTGCTCGTAAAAATACCAAAGACAATACACCTTCTGTTGTTCACATTGATATGGTCCCGGGCGCAGAAGTTGAGGTGATGATCGCTGCCAAAGGCGGTGGCTCTGAAAACAAGACCAAAATGGTCATGCTTAATCCATCAGACGATGTTGCTGCCTGGGTAGAGAAAACATTGCCAACAATGGGCGCTGGCTGGTGTCCGCCTGGCATGCTGGGTATTGGTATCGGTGGTACCGCAGAAAAAGCCGCGGTTCTGGCAAAAGAATCATTGATGGATCCAGTTGATATCCATGAGCTACTTGAGCGTGGCGCGGAAACAGCAGAAGAGAAACTGCGTCTAGAAATCTTCGAGCGCGCAAACAAGCTCGGTATTGGTGCACAGGGTTTGGGTGGCTTAACTACCGTGGTTGACGTGAAAATCAAGTCTGCGCCTACCCACGCTGCCTCTAAGCCAGTAGTGATGATCCCAAATTGTGCTGCGACACGTCACGTACATTTCACTCTGGACGGCTCAGGCCCTGCTGATCTTAAAGCGCCTAAACTGGAAGACTGGCCAGAAGTGACCTGGGAAGTCGGGGAAGATACTCGTCGTGTTAACCTGGATGAAATCACGAAAGAGGATATTCAGGATTGGAAAATGGGCGAGACCGTGTTGTTATCGGGTAAGATCCTGACGGGTCGTGATGCAGCACATAAGCGTTTGCAGGACATGATTAACTCAGGTGAAGGGTTGCCAGACGGGGTTGATCTGACCAACAAGTTCATTTATTACGTAGGTCCGGTAGATGCTGTAGGTGATGAGGTAGTTGGTCCTGCTGGTCCAACAACATCGACCCGTATGGACAAGTTCACTGATCTGATGTTAGAGAAGACTGGCCTGATCGGCATGATAGGTAAAGCAGAGCGTGGTCCAGCGACTGTAGAGTCCATCAAAGAAAACAAAGCTGTTTATCTGATGGCTGTGGGTGGTGCTGCATATCTGGTAGCTAAAGCGATTAAGAAATCTAAAGTTGTTGCGTTTGAAGACCTGGGAATGGAAGCTATCTACGAATTTGAAGTAGAAGACATGCCTGTCACTGTGGCTGTAGACAGCAACGGTGTTAACGCACACACTCAAGGTCCGGCAATTTGGAAAGCTAAGATTGAAGAGCTTGATAGTAAGCTGAAATAA
- the pabB gene encoding aminodeoxychorismate synthase component I produces the protein MTNPSSNSIELDISLSTIEVFGTLASQQLAILLDSSDANHENSRFDIMSINPLCILEARDGQFYLDGEQVEQDGFTVMQDKLTELDSRPHSDIPFTGGWLGYFGYDLGRYIEAMPKIAMQDIALPDMIAGLYPDALIRDNLSNQWYFVTQPGYNRLSTYLSLIEQGGRDDDTFTLTSRWQANMTQSEYAHKFASIHDYLKSGDCYQINLAQRFSADYHGSPWQAYKTLRANNQAPFSAFINLGEDAIVSVSPERFISVRNGQVETKPIKGTLPRIHDDKQADAQQATRLQQSRKDRAENVMIVDLLRNDLGKVATPGSVQVPKLFEIESFPAVHHLVSTVTAQLATGKTAVDQLKAAFPGGSITGAPKIRAMEIIEELEPHRRSAYCGSIGYLSACGAMDTSITIRTLVCHQQKIHCWAGGGIVADSDCELEYQETYHKVNKILPVL, from the coding sequence ATGACAAATCCAAGTAGTAACTCCATTGAACTAGACATTTCTTTGTCAACCATCGAGGTGTTTGGCACCCTCGCCTCCCAGCAACTGGCAATCTTGCTCGATTCCAGTGACGCCAATCACGAAAATAGCCGCTTCGATATCATGAGTATCAACCCACTGTGTATACTCGAAGCCAGAGACGGTCAGTTTTACCTCGACGGTGAGCAGGTTGAGCAAGATGGCTTCACGGTAATGCAAGACAAGCTTACAGAGCTCGATTCAAGGCCTCATTCAGATATTCCCTTCACGGGTGGCTGGCTCGGTTACTTTGGCTACGATCTCGGCCGATACATAGAGGCCATGCCCAAAATCGCGATGCAGGATATTGCACTGCCAGACATGATAGCCGGTCTTTACCCCGATGCTCTGATACGCGATAACCTGAGCAACCAATGGTACTTTGTTACGCAACCAGGATACAACCGGCTGAGTACTTACCTGTCACTGATTGAACAAGGTGGCCGTGATGATGATACTTTCACGCTAACCAGTCGCTGGCAGGCCAATATGACCCAGTCAGAATATGCGCACAAATTCGCCAGTATCCACGACTATCTGAAAAGCGGCGACTGTTATCAGATAAATCTGGCGCAAAGATTCAGTGCCGATTATCACGGCTCGCCCTGGCAGGCCTATAAAACGCTGCGCGCAAATAACCAGGCACCTTTTTCTGCTTTTATTAATCTTGGTGAGGATGCTATCGTGTCTGTGTCACCAGAGCGCTTTATCTCAGTACGCAATGGCCAGGTTGAGACCAAACCAATCAAGGGCACTTTGCCCAGAATACACGACGACAAACAAGCAGATGCGCAGCAAGCCACCCGGTTACAACAGAGCCGCAAAGATCGCGCAGAGAATGTGATGATTGTAGACTTGCTACGCAATGACCTTGGCAAAGTGGCAACGCCTGGTAGTGTGCAAGTGCCCAAGCTATTCGAAATTGAAAGCTTTCCGGCTGTTCACCATCTAGTTAGTACAGTCACGGCGCAATTGGCAACAGGCAAAACAGCCGTTGATCAACTCAAAGCCGCATTCCCGGGAGGCTCAATCACAGGTGCACCGAAGATCCGGGCAATGGAAATCATCGAAGAACTTGAACCTCACCGGCGCAGCGCTTACTGCGGCTCAATTGGCTATCTGAGTGCTTGTGGAGCAATGGACACCTCGATCACTATCCGAACCTTAGTTTGCCATCAGCAAAAAATTCACTGCTGGGCCGGAGGGGGGATTGTCGCAGACTCAGACTGTGAGTTAGAGTATCAGGAGACTTATCACAAGGTGAACAAAATACTCCCTGTACTATGA
- a CDS encoding Leu/Phe/Val dehydrogenase yields MAVFNQVEFDNHEQVVFCSDEASGLKAIIAVHNTKLGPAVGGCRLWDYADDADAVYDVLRLSKGMTYKNAVARLPFGGGKSVIIGDAKKIKSEALFRAFGKHLERLGGSYYSAEDVNITTGDVMTMHKETNYVMGLEGKSGNPSPFTALGTFLGIKAAYQHKHGHQDLSGVKVSVQGLGAVAYTLCKYLHEAGAELFVTDINQASIDKVVNDFGATAVSIDEIYDLEVDVYAPCALGATVNDETIPRIKASIIAGCANNQLAESRHGEILREKGVLYAPDYVINAGGIINVYYETKPEGYSEEAATKHVEGIYDTLTEIFARSDAEQKSTHLIADELAQEIIANGL; encoded by the coding sequence GTGGCTGTATTTAACCAAGTTGAATTTGATAACCACGAACAAGTAGTTTTTTGTTCTGATGAAGCATCGGGCTTGAAGGCAATCATTGCTGTTCATAATACTAAGCTTGGTCCTGCGGTTGGCGGATGTCGCCTTTGGGACTATGCAGATGATGCCGATGCAGTCTATGACGTATTGCGTCTTTCAAAGGGCATGACTTATAAAAACGCCGTCGCGCGTTTGCCTTTTGGCGGTGGTAAATCTGTGATCATTGGTGATGCTAAGAAAATCAAATCTGAAGCGTTATTCAGAGCGTTTGGCAAACACCTTGAACGCCTCGGTGGTAGCTACTATTCAGCAGAAGACGTTAACATCACCACAGGTGATGTAATGACAATGCATAAAGAGACTAATTATGTAATGGGTCTCGAAGGCAAAAGCGGTAACCCGTCGCCTTTCACTGCATTGGGCACGTTCCTAGGTATTAAGGCTGCTTACCAACACAAGCATGGTCATCAAGACCTGTCTGGTGTGAAAGTATCCGTTCAGGGGCTGGGCGCGGTTGCTTACACTTTGTGTAAATACTTGCACGAAGCGGGTGCTGAGCTGTTTGTGACCGATATCAATCAGGCATCGATTGATAAAGTCGTGAATGACTTTGGCGCAACAGCGGTGAGCATTGATGAAATCTACGACCTGGAAGTAGATGTTTACGCGCCGTGTGCACTAGGTGCAACAGTAAACGATGAAACTATCCCTCGTATTAAAGCTAGCATCATTGCTGGCTGTGCGAATAACCAGCTTGCTGAATCAAGACATGGTGAGATCTTGCGCGAAAAGGGTGTGCTTTATGCACCTGACTATGTCATTAATGCGGGTGGTATCATCAATGTATATTACGAGACAAAACCTGAGGGGTACAGCGAAGAGGCGGCAACTAAGCACGTTGAGGGCATCTACGACACCCTGACTGAAATCTTTGCTCGTTCTGATGCTGAGCAAAAATCAACGCATCTGATTGCCGATGAGTTGGCACAAGAGATCATCGCAAACGGTTTGTAA
- a CDS encoding DUF3450 domain-containing protein: protein MSVKIRKSLVASALFGAAAIASSNVMADPLNDIQKVGQQTQTAAKKSQDKIDGIYGQTIEMVAEYRGIVDETELLKVYNDHVARLVADQNANIESLERQIATVDKTKQDVVPLMYRMIDTLEQFIKADVPFDTEKRLERIERLRETLTNAKVTTSEKYRQVLEAYSIETNYGSAMVASQGSLEINGKNINVDFARLGRIAFVAQSFDQKQAWVWNTSSKQWDQLGEEYLKPIKDMIRIARGQAAPELVKLPIFGAE, encoded by the coding sequence ATGTCTGTTAAAATCAGAAAGAGCCTTGTAGCTTCAGCGCTTTTTGGCGCAGCGGCAATTGCAAGCAGCAATGTGATGGCAGATCCTTTGAATGACATACAAAAAGTAGGTCAGCAAACTCAAACGGCTGCTAAAAAGTCTCAAGACAAGATTGATGGTATCTACGGTCAAACTATCGAAATGGTAGCTGAGTACCGTGGAATTGTTGACGAAACAGAACTTCTGAAAGTTTACAACGACCACGTAGCACGTTTGGTTGCAGACCAAAATGCAAATATCGAATCTCTAGAACGTCAGATCGCGACGGTTGATAAAACTAAGCAAGACGTTGTGCCTTTGATGTATCGCATGATTGATACACTCGAGCAATTCATCAAAGCGGACGTGCCGTTTGATACTGAAAAGCGTCTAGAGCGTATTGAGAGATTACGTGAGACACTTACTAATGCAAAAGTAACGACGTCTGAAAAATACCGTCAGGTACTTGAAGCATACAGCATTGAAACCAACTATGGTTCTGCAATGGTTGCTTCTCAAGGTTCACTTGAGATCAACGGTAAAAACATCAATGTTGACTTCGCCCGTCTAGGCCGTATCGCATTTGTTGCTCAGTCTTTCGACCAGAAGCAAGCGTGGGTTTGGAACACCAGCAGCAAGCAGTGGGATCAGTTAGGTGAAGAATATCTGAAGCCTATTAAAGACATGATCCGTATCGCACGTGGTCAGGCTGCCCCAGAACTAGTTAAACTACCTATTTTCGGCGCGGAGTAA
- the cysB gene encoding HTH-type transcriptional regulator CysB, translating into MKLQQLKYIVEVLNHNLNVSATAESLYTSQPGISKQVRMLEDELGVQIFGRSGKHLTHVTSAGNEIINIAREILSKVEGIKAVANEHTLPDQGKLNIATTHTQARYALPNVIQGFMQKYPAVSLHMHQGTPQQISDAAARGDADFAIATEALHLYGDLIMLPCYHWNRSIVVTKDHPLAKKGSNITVQDVAKFPLITYVFGFTGRSELDKAFNAHGLSPHIVFTATDADVIKTYVRLGLGVGVLATMAVDEITDNDLVCIDASHLFEASTTKIGFRKGSFLRGYMYDFIERFAPHLTKDLVERASLMRNQDDVDALFENTELPVK; encoded by the coding sequence ATGAAATTACAACAACTGAAATACATAGTTGAAGTTCTGAATCACAATCTCAATGTGTCAGCAACCGCAGAAAGCTTGTATACCTCCCAGCCGGGAATTTCCAAGCAGGTGCGTATGCTGGAGGACGAGCTTGGTGTACAGATCTTTGGCCGCAGTGGCAAACATCTCACACATGTTACCAGTGCAGGCAATGAAATTATAAATATTGCCCGAGAGATATTGTCGAAGGTAGAAGGCATTAAAGCCGTTGCCAATGAACACACTTTACCCGATCAAGGTAAGCTTAATATCGCGACTACACATACTCAGGCGCGTTATGCATTACCGAATGTGATCCAGGGGTTCATGCAAAAGTATCCGGCCGTGTCATTACATATGCACCAGGGTACACCGCAACAGATCTCGGATGCTGCTGCGCGAGGTGATGCAGACTTCGCCATCGCAACGGAGGCGCTTCATCTTTACGGCGATCTGATCATGCTGCCTTGCTATCACTGGAATCGCAGTATTGTGGTGACGAAAGATCATCCATTGGCAAAGAAAGGCAGTAATATTACGGTTCAGGATGTCGCTAAGTTTCCTTTGATCACTTACGTGTTTGGTTTTACCGGACGCTCTGAACTGGATAAAGCTTTTAATGCGCATGGGCTGTCTCCGCATATTGTGTTCACCGCCACGGATGCCGATGTGATTAAAACCTATGTCCGATTAGGGTTGGGCGTGGGTGTGCTGGCAACAATGGCAGTTGATGAAATCACAGACAATGACCTGGTATGCATTGATGCCAGTCATCTGTTTGAGGCAAGTACAACCAAGATTGGATTCAGAAAGGGTAGTTTCTTGCGTGGTTACATGTACGATTTTATCGAACGTTTTGCACCACACCTGACTAAAGATTTGGTTGAACGCGCCAGCCTGATGCGCAATCAGGACGATGTGGATGCGCTGTTTGAAAACACTGAGTTACCAGTCAAATAA
- a CDS encoding L-serine ammonia-lyase: MISAFDMFSVGIGPSSSHTVGPMRASRLFVKDLQSSRIIDKVTSVKVELFGSLGQTGIGHGSGKAVILGLAGYDPESVDADKVPEILDTIEREQVIYLDKTHKADFPKQGAIVFHRRKTLPKHSNAMELQAYSGAELVHSQIYYSIGGGFIVTEEQFDTEKQAALDVREQNPAPYPFENAQQLLEMCKETGLSVSSLMMHNEKTLRSEQEIKTELFHIWEVMKACIERGMRTEGILPGGLKVKRRAPSLYLKLNVENSNDPLRAMDWVDLFALAVNEENAAGGRVVTAPTNGAAGILPAVLMYYHTFIKEVDAEIATRYLLTAAAIGILYKKNASISGAEVGCQGEVGVACSMAAGALTEIMGGNVVHVENAAEIGMEHNLGLTCDPVGGLVQVPCIERNAMGAVKAINASRLAMRGSGEQKVSLDKVIKTMLDTGNDMKTKYKETARGGLAVNIIEC; the protein is encoded by the coding sequence ATGATTAGTGCATTTGACATGTTCAGTGTTGGTATTGGACCGTCATCTTCCCATACTGTTGGACCTATGCGTGCTTCGCGCTTGTTTGTGAAAGACCTGCAAAGTAGCCGCATTATTGATAAAGTCACATCAGTAAAAGTAGAGTTATTCGGCTCATTAGGTCAGACTGGTATTGGGCATGGTTCTGGTAAAGCGGTGATCTTAGGGCTGGCTGGATATGATCCTGAGTCGGTAGATGCGGACAAAGTCCCTGAGATCCTGGATACCATTGAGCGTGAGCAGGTGATTTACCTGGATAAAACCCATAAAGCCGATTTTCCTAAACAAGGCGCAATTGTCTTTCATCGCCGTAAAACGCTGCCTAAGCACTCCAATGCCATGGAGCTTCAAGCTTATTCGGGTGCAGAGCTCGTACATAGCCAGATTTATTATTCTATCGGCGGTGGTTTTATTGTCACTGAAGAGCAGTTTGATACTGAGAAACAAGCAGCGCTAGATGTACGTGAGCAAAATCCAGCGCCTTACCCTTTTGAGAATGCGCAACAACTGCTCGAGATGTGTAAAGAAACAGGCCTGAGTGTCTCTTCGCTCATGATGCACAATGAAAAAACGCTCCGCAGTGAACAAGAAATCAAAACAGAGTTGTTTCATATCTGGGAAGTGATGAAAGCGTGTATTGAACGCGGTATGCGCACTGAAGGCATTTTACCTGGCGGGCTAAAAGTAAAGCGCCGCGCGCCAAGTTTGTATTTAAAACTAAATGTTGAAAACAGCAACGATCCACTTCGGGCAATGGACTGGGTTGATCTGTTTGCGCTGGCCGTTAATGAAGAAAATGCTGCTGGCGGCCGCGTAGTAACGGCACCCACAAATGGTGCTGCCGGGATCCTACCTGCGGTACTCATGTATTATCATACGTTTATCAAAGAAGTGGATGCCGAGATAGCAACGCGCTACCTGCTCACTGCCGCAGCAATTGGTATTCTGTATAAGAAAAATGCCTCTATTTCTGGTGCTGAAGTTGGCTGCCAGGGTGAAGTAGGTGTGGCCTGCTCTATGGCAGCTGGCGCACTCACAGAAATCATGGGTGGTAATGTGGTACACGTGGAAAATGCCGCTGAAATAGGAATGGAACATAACCTGGGGTTAACTTGCGACCCGGTCGGTGGATTGGTACAGGTACCATGTATTGAGCGAAACGCCATGGGCGCCGTAAAAGCCATTAACGCATCACGTCTTGCCATGCGTGGCAGCGGCGAGCAAAAAGTCTCTTTGGATAAGGTTATCAAAACCATGCTGGATACTGGTAATGATATGAAAACCAAGTACAAAGAAACGGCACGTGGTGGACTCGCGGTTAATATCATTGAATGTTAA
- a CDS encoding CoA pyrophosphatase, with protein MNLQHVISRFSLSASDHVPASGQGQESAVLVPLLEVDGEASLLLCKRSAQLRSHPSQLCFPGGKVELQDKSVITTALRESQEEIALDPLLVNPVGILPLHTTLTGFRITPVLATLAHSATWQTHSDEVEQVFTLPLSLLAQQGVWQPVQTRLQGKTVTFNALMTEHGLLWGATAKIVQQLLNRVA; from the coding sequence ATGAATCTACAACATGTCATTAGCCGCTTTAGTTTAAGTGCTTCAGATCACGTGCCAGCATCAGGACAAGGACAAGAAAGCGCGGTATTAGTCCCCTTACTCGAGGTGGATGGGGAAGCATCCCTGCTGCTTTGCAAGCGCAGTGCGCAACTGCGCAGCCATCCAAGTCAGCTCTGTTTTCCGGGTGGTAAAGTTGAATTACAAGACAAATCAGTGATCACTACGGCATTACGAGAGAGTCAGGAAGAAATTGCCCTTGATCCACTACTAGTTAACCCGGTTGGTATTTTACCTTTGCATACAACACTGACCGGCTTTCGTATTACGCCTGTGCTGGCAACCTTAGCACACAGTGCGACCTGGCAAACCCACAGTGATGAGGTGGAGCAAGTGTTCACCCTGCCATTGTCTTTGCTCGCACAACAAGGTGTCTGGCAACCTGTGCAGACGCGATTACAAGGAAAAACGGTGACCTTCAACGCCCTCATGACAGAGCATGGGTTACTTTGGGGAGCCACAGCGAAGATTGTTCAACAGTTGCTGAACAGAGTAGCCTGA